The Stieleria maiorica genome includes the window GGAACATCGCGTTTCTTGCCGTCGCGGTGTTGTCGACGGTCTTTTTCTTATTCTATGGCTCCGGGCAACTGTTCTGGGCGCGTCTCGTTCCGTCATCGGCTGCAATCATCTACACCAATCTGTCTGCCATCTTTGCGGCTTTGGCCGCGGGCTGGGCGTGGCGGGTGCCGGACACGCCGGCATGGCGACGCGGGTTGCTGGTGGCAGCGTTGGGCGTCGGGTCGATGATGGCGATCACCTGGTCGCTGTTGTCGATCGCCGTGCGTCCACCTCCGGCCGGGGGCGACGAATGGGACAACGGCGTCGCACTCCAAACGTCGTGGGCAACTTGCAGCCCCGCAGCGGCCGCGACGCTGTTTCGCGCCGAAGGCATCGAGGTAAGTGAGGCTGAACTTATCCCGCTTTGCCTGACCGATGCCAGCGGCACGCCGACGCTGGGGTTGTATCGCGGGATCAAAAAGATCGCCGATCGGAACGCCCGTGACGTGGTTCTGGTCGACGGAGCGAGCGACGATTTGATCGCGGACGATGATTGGCCGGTGTTGCTGGCGGTCGAGTTGCCGTATGGAGTCGACGATCGGCGATACGTGGATCAATGGGGCTGGATTCCCGGCATGGGACACTCCGTCGTTGCACTGGGGACAACTCCCGACGGCGGCCTTGTGATCGGTGATCCGTCGGTCGGCCTGGAATGGTGGACCGAAGCGGACCTGCGGGTGCTGTGGCACGGTGTGGGGATTCGCGTAAAGTAAACGTACAGCACAGACACTCCAATCGACACAAAACCATGACCATCGCGAGCATCAATCCGGCGACCAATCAAACACTCGAAAAGTTCGAACCGCTGGCCAAGGACGACGTGATCGATGCGATCGGCGTCGCTCACGGGGCTTATCAAGGCTGGCGAAAGGAGTCGTTCGCCAATCGCAAACGCTGTTTGCTAAAGTTCGCCGAACTGCTGCGGGCCGAGGCGGACCAACACGCCCGTACGATCACGACCGACATGGGCAAGCGGATCGCGGAAAGCCAGTACGAGATCGAATACTGCGCGATGATCGCAGAGTTTTACGCCAACGGGGCCGAGCGTTTTTTGGCCGACCAACCGATGCAGGTCGATGGGGTCGACGCCTACATCCATTACGAGCCTTTGGGCGTCCTGCTGGGTGTGATGCCGTGGAATTTCCCATTTTATCAAGTCGTCCGCTTTGCCGCGCCGAACATCATGGCCGGCAACACCGTGATGATCAAACACGCCAGCAATGTTCCCCAGTGCGCCCGGTCGGTGGAATCTCTATTCCATCGTTGCGGGCTACCGGACGGCGTCTACACCAACCTGTTCATACCGACGGAATTCGTCGAAACGATCATCGCCGACCGGCGCGTTCAAGGCGTTTCACTGACCGGCAGCGAACCGGCGGGGGCAGCCGTGGCGGCACTGGCCGGTAAAAATCTCAAACGCAGCGTGTTGGAACTGGGCGGCAACGACCCCTTCATCGTGCTCGAAGACGCCGACTTGGATCACGTTGTCGAGCAGGCCGTCAAAGGCCGGATCGTTAACGCCGGTCAATCCTGTGTCGCCTCCAAACGCTTCATCGTCGTCGAATCCGTCGCCGATCGGTTCTTGGCCGGATTCAAGGAACAGTTGTCCGCGCTGAACATGGGGGACCCGATGGATGAAGCGACGACGCTGGCACCGCTGTCAACCGAGGGTGCGGCCGTGAAGTTGTTGGAACAGGTCCGAGCTTCCGTCGATGCCGGCGCGAGCGTGTTGTTGGGAGGCGATCGGCCCGACCGCGAGGGGGCCTACTTTAATCCGACCTTGCTGACCGACGTCACGCCCGACATGCCCACGTTTGATCAAGAATTGTTCGGCCCGGTCGCGACCGTGTACGTCGTCAAAGACGAAGCGGCGGCGATCGAGTTGGCAAACCAGTCGTCTTACGGTCTGGGCGGATGCGTTTTCACCGCCGACGTCGACCGTGGCCGTCGGGTGGCCGAACAGATCGAGTCCGGCATGGTGTTTGTCAACCAGCCGACGCGTTCGCAAGCCGAATTGCCGTTCGGCGGAATCAAGAACAGCGGCTACGGCCGCGAACTGTCCCATTTGGGCATTCTCGAATTCGTCAACAAGAAGCTGATTCACTTGGGCACCAAGTAGGATCTCTCGTCGTGGCAGAAACCCGGGGTGGATAAACGACCGCGCGCGACGGTTCCTCCGCCGTCGTGACGTTGCGATCGCCTCCGCTCGCTGCGACACGTCCTGTGTTGAACGCATCGGACTCAATCGGCGAGAGCTGTCGCGTGGGATCTGTTCGGAACGCTGCGCGGTTCTACAGGGGCGGCATCGATGACCGGTCGATTGGCATGCGGCGTGCAAGCGGCGGTGGTTTTCCCAATCACCAACGCACCGAGAGCCTCCAATCGATCATGAATGAACCATCCACGCCAACGATCACCACCGTCCGCAATGTTTCCAAGGTCTATCAGCAAGGCGACCGGACGGTTGCCGCACTGCACGACGTCAATCTGTCGATTCAATCGGGCGCGTTCGTGGCCGTGATGGGGGCCAGCGGTTCCGGAAAGAGTACGCTGCTTCATCTGATGAGCGGTTTGACTCAACCCACGTCCGGCGATATCAGCGTCGAGGGGCAATCATTGGCCGCACTCAGTGATCTCCAGTTGACTCGGTTTCGTCGCCGACGCATCGGGCTGGTGTTCCAAGACTTTAATCTGATCCCTTCGTTGACGGCTCGTGACAATTTGTTGTTTCCGATTCATGCCGCCGGGATCAAGCAATGTGACGAGGCGGAGATCGACGCGTTGGCAACACGATTGGGAATTCAAGACCGTCTGAATCATCGGCCGGATGCACTCAGCGGTGGCGAGCGACAAAGGGTCGCGATCGGACGTTCGTTGATCACGAACCCGGCAATCGTGTTTGCCGACGAGCCGACGGGAAGTTTGGATTCGGTGACGGGGCAGACGATTTGCCGACTGCTGCGCGAGTTGTGCGATCAGCAGCAACGGACGGTCGTGGTCGTGACACACGAACCCAGCGTCGCCGTCTGGGCGGACCAGATCGTGGTGCTTAAAGATGGTGCGGTCGTGGAGCAATTCCCCACAGGGGAGTTCCGCGACGCGCAGTCGTTGGCGGCCCACTACCAGCAGGTCATCGGCGCAGAACTGGCACTGAGCTAAGACGGGACGAATGTCAAATCATTCGATCAAGCGTTCCCGAGTCTTGGCCGCGTTCGGAAAACAGGTAAGAAGATTTTGCAGGTAAGAAAATGATGAAACACGGCGTCCATTCGAATGAGCCAATTTTCCTACCCCAAAAAATCTTCCTGCCCCGCTACCCCGCCACGAAGTGCTGGCGAGCTGCCGATTATTGGGACGGGATGGCAGCATGAATTGGGGCCGCTTGCATGTCCCCCCACCACTCGCTATTCTGTTGCGAGTCATTCTCAATAACAGTGTTTGCAGTGCAGCAAGCCAGGGGCGTCATCCCACCCTCCAGCCAGCCACGCTCGACCGGCCCCCCGGACAACCGAACTCGCCACGGTGGCGAGCTCGCAAGTGTTGTCCGGTGGATGATCCCCCCACCACGCGTGCCCCACTAAACGAAATCATGCACTTCAAGCAAATCGTCTCAGTGCTGTTGCTGGCCATCTTCCTGCTGTCGCTAAGCGTCTTTTCGGCCGTCCACGCCGGTAAGGGGCAGGCGAGTTTCGAAATCGCCCAACCGACCGTCTTGGAATAGGACTAGGCGTCGTAACGGACCAGGTACCAGCCGCGGCCGATCGCGTCAGCGGTGCGGAGTTCGTGTGGGTCGGCTAGCCCACCGACGAACGAGGCCGGATGGCTGTTCGGCGGATGCCACTCCGCCCAGTCCCCGCCGTCGGTTCCGGTCAATTGCAGTTTGATCGCGCCATCGGCGCACCGCTCGATCGCGCTGACGTACACCTGTTGGGATGCCAGCGCGGGCGATTGCAACAGGACCAGCGTGGTCGGCTGTCCGAACGGATAGGCCATGAAGGGGCCGGTCGCGGGCAAGTCCCCGTCCCGCTGGGGCCAGCGATTCCGCAACGGTGCGGCGATCGCTTCGAGTTCGTCGATCCGGCAGGCGAAACGGATTCGCTTGCCTTGCCAGGCGATCCGTTCGTGATGGATCGCCAGGCCGCACCACAGCGCGATCACGGTCGTGATTGCCAGCAGTCGGCGCAGCGAACAGGGACGCAGACTCAGACGCCAGCGACGGGTGCGCCGGACCAGCAGCGCCATCATGCTGGCGGCGGCGATGATCACCAGCCACGCGAATCCGGCGGCACGAAACCACTGTGCCGCATCATCCAGATCCGCAGCCCGGCGGGCGCGCAGCAGGCTCGGCAGCATCGGATCGAGTGCGGTCCATGCCGCCAGCGCGAGCAGTGCCGTCAGGTGAATCGTCCAGGTTCGCTGTGGTCGCATCGCCGCCGGCCGCTACTTGCAGTACGCCAGTGCCATCAAGGCAAAACTGGTCGCCAGGTTCTTGTCGTTTTCGAACCAGCGTTGGTTGCTGTTACTCCACGAGCCGTCGTCGTTTTGGCGTTCGGCAAGTTCGGCGATCAGATCCGCTTTCCAATCGTGCTGGGTTCCATCAGCGTCGTTGATGGTTTGAATGCCGGCGGCGTTGAGTGCGGCGGCGAAGGTGTGGTAGTAGTAATACAGTCCCGCCGATCCCATGCCGGGATTGCTTTCGACGTCATAGTGATCTCGGATCCACTGCAGTGCGGCTTTGACGCGCGGATCCTTGGGCGTCAGTCCGGCAAAGATCATGCTTTTCAGTCCGGTGTAGCCCATCGATCCATAGCTGCGCAGTCCGCCATTGGGTGTGTAACGTTCCTCCGACGTGCTGGGGTCGATCTTGGTCGTCGGGATCTCGTAGTAGAATCCGCCGTCATCAACTTTGGCCGCAAAGTCCGTGTCGTTGTACTTGCTGTTCAGGTTTTGGCAGCGCGACACAAAGGTCAAGGCACGTTGAATTGCGGGATCGTTCGGTGCGGTTTCGGCGGCGCGGAGGGCTTCGATCATGTACGCGGTGTTGGACAGGTCGGGACGGCCCGGGCCGCCATAGCCGACTCCGCCGTACCATGGATCCGAGGGATCGCGTTGCCCTTCGCCGTATTGGATTCCGGTGACGAAATCCTTGGCCCGCTTCAACGTGTCGTTGTACTTGCCGGACTTGTTGGCCTCGGAAAAGCACAGCATCGCCACGCAGGTTTCATAGTTTTTCAGCCGGCCGTTGCCGTAGATGCCGCCGTCGGGTTTGACGTATCCCTGGAGCGCCTTCAATCCCTGGGCGACCATCGGGTCGTCGACGGTCCTTCCGTTTCGCAGCGCCGAAGTGATCGCGAGGGCCGTCACGCCCGGTCCGACGCGATCGGAAAACGTGCCGGCGTCGGACTGGCCTTGCTTGGCCAAAAACGCCAGCCCCTTGTCAACGATCTCCCGGCGCTGCAACTCCGTTTTTGAAACGGCTGGGGTTTGTGGTGCTTCATCGTCCGCCGCAAGCGCTGGTCCGCTGAGGAAGGCGAGTGTCAGCAGGGGGACAAAAATCCGTCGTGGGCGGTGGAAATTCCATCGTCGATTCATCGTGGGCTCCAGAGAGTGGCGTTGTATTCATGTTTTTTGCTGATTGAACGTCAGTCGGAAGCAGGCTTTGCAAGTTCGATGCCACTCACCGTCTGCGGCTACAATGGGCGTCCGAGCGGTTCGGCATGATCGAATCGACCCTGCGCATCGGCCGCTCACCACCAAAAGACGATCCAACCCTGGGGAATAACATGTGTGACCAAGATCACTTTGAAGAAGATCTGAAAAAGTATTCTCGCCGCGACATCGGCACGCTGGCCGCCGGCGTCGGTGCGGCGATGATGCTGCCCCGTGCGGCCGATGCCGCGGAGGTCAGCGGCAGCGATGTCACGATCACGACACCCGACGGCGAGTGCGACGCCTACTTCGTCACTCCGACAACCGGCGCGCACGCGGCGGTCCTGGTGTGGCCCGACATCTTTGGGCTGCGTCCGGCGTTCCGGCAAATGGGCGACCGGTTGGCCGAATCCGGTTACAGCGTGTTGGTCGTCAACCCGTTCTACCGGACGATGAAAGCGCCCACGGCGGCCCAGGGAGCGAGCACTTCGATTTCCGACGTCCGGCCGCTCGCACAGACCTTAAGCGCGGCGACGCACACGACCGATGCCAAAGCGTTCATCGCTTGGTTGGACGCACAGCGCCAAGTCGACACGAACAAGAAGATCGGAACGACCGGGTATTGCATGGGCGGACCGATCGTGATGCGGACCGCGGCGGCGGTGCCCGAGCGCGTCGGCGCCGGCGGGACCTTTCACGGCGGCGGGTTGGTCACCGACCAACCGGACAGCCCGCACCTGTTGATCCCAAATATGAAAGCACAGTTCTTGATCGCGATCGCCGAGAACGACGACCAACGCGACCCCGATGCCAAAGACGTGTTGAGGAAGTCCTTTGCCGAAGCCGACCTGGCCGCCGAGATCGAGGTGTACCCGGCCGGGCATGGCTGGTGCCCTCCGGATACCCGCGTGCACAACCCGGAACAAGCGGAAAAGGCCTGGGGACGGATGCTGGCGTTGTTCGAGCGAGCATTGGGCTAAGGCCCGTTTAGCTTGGACGCCCGGTATTGCGAGTACGATGGCCCTTCCGGGCCGTCGTCCGATCGACTCCCCGCGACGACCTCGAAAGGATGTCGTACCATGGCGGCCCGCTGATGGCGGCTTAATCAATCGGCCGGCGGTCCGCGACATTCCCGCTTCAACTCGAATGTCCCAATTCTCTGAAACATCTCTGTTTCAACCCCGCTTGGTTCCCTGTCGAGCGGCGTGATCGGGTGTTCCGATCGACGCGAACGCTTCATTCTCGGCGAACACTCCGATACGGGAAACACTTCGATGGCTCGCTCCAAAAAACAATCGCACAAGCAACGACGACTGGGACTGCAGAATCTGGAAACGCGAAAGATGATGGCCGGGGACATCTCGGTCGACGTCGATATTTCCGGCAGCCGGATCGATGTCGAACTGACCGGCGACGGTGCCGCCAACGGCGTCGAAGTCCGACAGATCAACGACACGCTTCGAATCACCGGGTTGAATCATGGTGGTGCAGCGACCACGATCGAAGGCAACTCCGCGCTTAACATTCCGACCAAGCAGTTCATCTCGGGCTCGTGGCGGACCTTGGACGACCTGACCATCAAACTCGGCAACGGAGATGACTACGTCGTCGTCCGCGATGTCAACATGCAGCATCATTCGCACAGCGATTTACGGATCGAGACCGGTGCCGGCAACGACCGGATCACGATGTTGGATGTCGATGTGCTCCGCAACATGAGGCTCCTCGATCATTCCTCCGACGACGGCAACGACTACTGGTGGATGCGAAACGTTGACATCGGCGGCCGACTGGAAGCCGACATGGGTGACGGGGCGGACACCTTCGTCGCCTCCTACACCGACGCCGATGAGATGGATATCGATAGCGGACGGCACAACGACTATGTCAGCCTGTTCGGTATCGATGTCGACTCGCTCGTCGTCAATCTGCGCAGCGGCAACGACACGTTGCGAATCGACGCATCCGATGCGGACGCTGCCGATCTGGATGGCGGCGACAACCACGATACGTTGGATGTCAACGGCACGGGCTTCTATGCCAACGCCTTTGATGCCGTGCTCGCCTCGGAAGACTTCGAGACGATCTATGCGTGATCCGGATCGGTGAATTCTGACACGCACCGGTCAATGGGCTACCGATGGCGGCGCGAACCGATGGATGTGTCGTGACGCGAGATCACTCCGATCCGGTGGCGTCGTCGCTCTCGGCCATGTTGCCTTCGGCGGCCGCCACCGCCGCTTCGTAGTCGGCGATGGCCTGTGCGTCGGCGCCCTCGGTGGAGGTTTTGGGCCCCGAATCATCGCAACCAACGACGAGGGTGATTGAAACGAGCACGAGCAAGAGGTGGGAAAGAATTGATTTCATTGGGGGCCTCGGCAGCCGGACGCCGCCGGTGAGAGTTAGGAGTGAAGAAGGCATCGATTGATCATGCAATCGATCGACGATTGCGGGACGATCGGATGCTTCAGGACCCGAGTCGTCTACCGCAATTTGGTTTTCAATTGGGCTGGATCGTCGCCGTCCTCTCCGAGGTCGGTTCAGGACAAAGCTCCGCTTTTTCCCGCACGCCCGGTTCGGAGAACACGGCGACACTCTGAACACATCGTCAAGTACAAAAATTGAGCGGCGGTCGACAGCTAGATCTCTTCGTCGATCGTTTCGTTGCTCGCACGCGTGCCGAGGGCGCCCCACAGTCCGTAGGGGCTGACCGAACCGGGCAGTTGTCCGCCGGTCCCGTTCAGCCAAACGCTGCCGGCGGTTGAATCACCTGCGTCGATCGAGTCGGTGATGAACTTGACCGCCCCGTCGCCCATCAACACGTGGGCGCCGCCTTGGTGGCGACTGGACATGGTCGCGATCAGGGTCGTGCCCAGTGTGTTGTACGGTCCACAGAGCTCGCGGTTGGGCGACAAGATGGTCAGGCAACCGGTGAAAAACGGGCCTTGGTCGGCCCAGCGGAACCCGCGGGCAAACAGGGCTCGAGACGTCATGAAGTATTGCGGGTCCCAAAATCTGGGGCGATCCGGATCGATCAACGGCGAACAGATCGATGGGTTGTCACGAAGATTCGCCAACGAGACACCGGGGGCGCTTTGGTTTCGCGACGATTCGGTCACTTGGCCGCGGTTATCGTTGTCTTGTAAATAGGTGATGATTTCTCCCATCGCAATCGTGTTGGACAGTCCGTCCAAAACGTCGCGGAATTTTGCTTCTTGCAGCGGTTTGAAAAAGCCGCGGTGTGCCGCGTTGGATTGACGGCTTCGACCCGTCGTGATCTGAGTTCGGTTGTTGTTGCGATTGGCTAAGTGAAGCAGCCATGAGGAGTCACCGAGACAGGCGGCGTAATTGGTTCGCCCCAATGCCGGCAGACCGACGCCGGGATCGCTGGGGCAGCGGTACGTCGGAACTTCGGTCGTCCACGGGATGTACTGAATCACCTGCGGTGTCGGCCCCATCGGCGGCCAGGGATTGGCCGGTGTTCCCACCGCCGCACTCGTGTTCCCGTCGGTGCGCTCCGCGTTCGGGTTGCTGATGTCGTCCCACAACGCCTGCTGCTCGATGAACGGCAAGATCGGAACCAGCATGCTCAATCGCATTCGGTTGGACACATTCGAGCTTCGGAACCAAGGCTCCGGGGTGCCCGGCAACGTTCCCGCACCGTGAGTCGGCAGTTGCTTGTAGGCCGCGTGGTAGTTGTGGATGCCGATGCCGAGTTGCTTGAAGTTATTGCTGCAACTCATCCGTCGTGCCGCTTCGCGCGCCGCTTGGACGGCCGGCAGCAGCAGACCGACCAGAATGCCGATGATGGCGATGACGACAAGCAGCTCGACGAGGGTGAAGCCGCCTCTTCGCTTTGCAATAGGGTTGGTCACATGAACACCTAAAATGATAGAGAAAGACTGAGCCGTAAAACCGCTCCAATGGAAGCATCGGCTGCATCAAAAGTTAGGGCGACCGTGAGTGGTGACGCAATCATAAAATGCGTCGCGTTGATAATAAAATGCGTCACGTCTGCGAAGAGGGGCGATCACATCA containing:
- a CDS encoding cysteine peptidase family C39 domain-containing protein — protein: MATDLLIAIAAMTIVSAACGWAAARRAYSDRGQWNIAFLAVAVLSTVFFLFYGSGQLFWARLVPSSAAIIYTNLSAIFAALAAGWAWRVPDTPAWRRGLLVAALGVGSMMAITWSLLSIAVRPPPAGGDEWDNGVALQTSWATCSPAAAATLFRAEGIEVSEAELIPLCLTDASGTPTLGLYRGIKKIADRNARDVVLVDGASDDLIADDDWPVLLAVELPYGVDDRRYVDQWGWIPGMGHSVVALGTTPDGGLVIGDPSVGLEWWTEADLRVLWHGVGIRVK
- a CDS encoding NAD-dependent succinate-semialdehyde dehydrogenase; the encoded protein is MTIASINPATNQTLEKFEPLAKDDVIDAIGVAHGAYQGWRKESFANRKRCLLKFAELLRAEADQHARTITTDMGKRIAESQYEIEYCAMIAEFYANGAERFLADQPMQVDGVDAYIHYEPLGVLLGVMPWNFPFYQVVRFAAPNIMAGNTVMIKHASNVPQCARSVESLFHRCGLPDGVYTNLFIPTEFVETIIADRRVQGVSLTGSEPAGAAVAALAGKNLKRSVLELGGNDPFIVLEDADLDHVVEQAVKGRIVNAGQSCVASKRFIVVESVADRFLAGFKEQLSALNMGDPMDEATTLAPLSTEGAAVKLLEQVRASVDAGASVLLGGDRPDREGAYFNPTLLTDVTPDMPTFDQELFGPVATVYVVKDEAAAIELANQSSYGLGGCVFTADVDRGRRVAEQIESGMVFVNQPTRSQAELPFGGIKNSGYGRELSHLGILEFVNKKLIHLGTK
- a CDS encoding ABC transporter ATP-binding protein, whose product is MNEPSTPTITTVRNVSKVYQQGDRTVAALHDVNLSIQSGAFVAVMGASGSGKSTLLHLMSGLTQPTSGDISVEGQSLAALSDLQLTRFRRRRIGLVFQDFNLIPSLTARDNLLFPIHAAGIKQCDEAEIDALATRLGIQDRLNHRPDALSGGERQRVAIGRSLITNPAIVFADEPTGSLDSVTGQTICRLLRELCDQQQRTVVVVTHEPSVAVWADQIVVLKDGAVVEQFPTGEFRDAQSLAAHYQQVIGAELALS
- a CDS encoding prenyltransferase/squalene oxidase repeat-containing protein, which produces MNRRWNFHRPRRIFVPLLTLAFLSGPALAADDEAPQTPAVSKTELQRREIVDKGLAFLAKQGQSDAGTFSDRVGPGVTALAITSALRNGRTVDDPMVAQGLKALQGYVKPDGGIYGNGRLKNYETCVAMLCFSEANKSGKYNDTLKRAKDFVTGIQYGEGQRDPSDPWYGGVGYGGPGRPDLSNTAYMIEALRAAETAPNDPAIQRALTFVSRCQNLNSKYNDTDFAAKVDDGGFYYEIPTTKIDPSTSEERYTPNGGLRSYGSMGYTGLKSMIFAGLTPKDPRVKAALQWIRDHYDVESNPGMGSAGLYYYYHTFAAALNAAGIQTINDADGTQHDWKADLIAELAERQNDDGSWSNSNQRWFENDKNLATSFALMALAYCK
- a CDS encoding dienelactone hydrolase family protein, giving the protein MCDQDHFEEDLKKYSRRDIGTLAAGVGAAMMLPRAADAAEVSGSDVTITTPDGECDAYFVTPTTGAHAAVLVWPDIFGLRPAFRQMGDRLAESGYSVLVVNPFYRTMKAPTAAQGASTSISDVRPLAQTLSAATHTTDAKAFIAWLDAQRQVDTNKKIGTTGYCMGGPIVMRTAAAVPERVGAGGTFHGGGLVTDQPDSPHLLIPNMKAQFLIAIAENDDQRDPDAKDVLRKSFAEADLAAEIEVYPAGHGWCPPDTRVHNPEQAEKAWGRMLALFERALG
- a CDS encoding DUF1559 domain-containing protein, producing MTNPIAKRRGGFTLVELLVVIAIIGILVGLLLPAVQAAREAARRMSCSNNFKQLGIGIHNYHAAYKQLPTHGAGTLPGTPEPWFRSSNVSNRMRLSMLVPILPFIEQQALWDDISNPNAERTDGNTSAAVGTPANPWPPMGPTPQVIQYIPWTTEVPTYRCPSDPGVGLPALGRTNYAACLGDSSWLLHLANRNNNRTQITTGRSRQSNAAHRGFFKPLQEAKFRDVLDGLSNTIAMGEIITYLQDNDNRGQVTESSRNQSAPGVSLANLRDNPSICSPLIDPDRPRFWDPQYFMTSRALFARGFRWADQGPFFTGCLTILSPNRELCGPYNTLGTTLIATMSSRHQGGAHVLMGDGAVKFITDSIDAGDSTAGSVWLNGTGGQLPGSVSPYGLWGALGTRASNETIDEEI